GCGCCGGCCGGTTAATCTCTCTCTATCATTCTTCTGCTTTTTCTTTCGTCTTTTGTTCGATTACCTTGTCTATCATCCCATACTCGACAGCTTCGGCAGAACTCATGAAGAAGTCTCTGTCGGCATCTTTCTCTATCTTCTTTATTGATTGTCCAGTGTGTTTGGCAAGGATTTTATTCAGTTCGTCCCTCAGGTAAAGAATCTCCTTCGCCCGGATTTCGATGTCTTTGGCTACTCCCTCTGCACCACCGAAAGGCTGGTGAATCATTACCCTTGAGTTAGGTAGCGCAAATCTCTTTCCCTTTGTTCCTCCGGCAAGCAATATCGCGCCCATCGAGGCTGCCATCCCAATGCAAATCGTAGAGATGTCGGGCTTTACATACTGCATTGTGTCGTATATCGCCAATCCGGAAGTTATCGAACCACCCGGGGTGTTTATGTATAGACTTATGTCCTTTTCGGGGTCTTGAGATTCAAGGAAGAGGAGTTGAGCCACGACTATATTTGAAACTTCATCATCGATGGGCCACCCGAGAAAGACTATTCTTTCTGAAAGCAGTTTAGTGTAAATATCAAAGATTCTTTCACCCCTCCCTCTGTCTTCAACTACGTAAGGGACGAAAGGTGCCATGTTTATGTCCATAAAGCCTCCTAATTATTGAAGAGTTTTTCTATAATTCTCTTTGGCGGAAGAAAGGAGAAAATTACGTGACCGCTGTCTGTTATCAATACGGCCTTCGTTCTCTTTCCGAAAGTCAGGTTGACGATCTTGCCTGTCTCCATGCCGAGCTGCTTAAGACGCCGAACAGCTGAGCTTTCGATAGGAAGAACGGCGAGAATCCTATCCCTTACAACAAAGGACTCGAAACCGACGTTGACAACGTGATCCACTTCTACTTTCC
The DNA window shown above is from Mesotoga sp. Brook.08.105.5.1 and carries:
- the clpP gene encoding ATP-dependent Clp endopeptidase proteolytic subunit ClpP, whose amino-acid sequence is MDINMAPFVPYVVEDRGRGERIFDIYTKLLSERIVFLGWPIDDEVSNIVVAQLLFLESQDPEKDISLYINTPGGSITSGLAIYDTMQYVKPDISTICIGMAASMGAILLAGGTKGKRFALPNSRVMIHQPFGGAEGVAKDIEIRAKEILYLRDELNKILAKHTGQSIKKIEKDADRDFFMSSAEAVEYGMIDKVIEQKTKEKAEE
- a CDS encoding DUF370 domain-containing protein, producing the protein MDHVVNVGFESFVVRDRILAVLPIESSAVRRLKQLGMETGKIVNLTFGKRTKAVLITDSGHVIFSFLPPKRIIEKLFNN